GATTTTATGGATGGCGCTTTCAAGTTTCTGGGCGCGACCCTTGAGGGTTTCGCGTTGTTGGAAAAGGCGCACGGCCATTACCAGGGCAATAATACTCAACACCAGGGCGGCGGATATGGCAATCCTTGTAATCAGCCTAAACATATTCTTTATTTAATAACAGGAAGGCGGAAAAGTCAAATAATATTTAAAAAAATAATTACTGGTTTTTTTTTGCCTCTCCTGTAGAATTAACCGTGTCTTTCAGAAACAACCGGGGGGCTTTTTATGGCGTCGGTCAGCGCGTGGATTGTGCGGGAATATTTTGAAATGCTGGGATTTTTGATCATCCAGCCCTGCAAGTACGCGATCAGCGGCCGGCCGAAAAGGATTGAAGAGGAAACCGACCTGATTGCTTTTAACCCGCTCGTCGCGGAGCAGTCCGTTCCCCCTCATATTTTATGGGTGACCGCTGATTTGAAAAAAATCGCGCGAGCCGTGATCGGCGTCTACGGCTGGCATACCGAGCGTTTTTACCCGGCCATGCTTGAAAATCTTCCGGAACTCGTCCGTTTTGCCGGCGAGGAATCGGCGCGCATGGCGTCCCGCCGGCTCGGCGGCGGCCAGATCGTGAAAATACTCTGCCTGCCCCAGCTTCCGGTCGCGCAGAAACTCAAGGATGACGCCTTGCGCCTTCTCAAGGCCATGGGAATTGACGGGGTTCTTGAATTCCGGACAATACTCGCCGAAATAATCAGCCGCGTTGACAAAAACCGCAATTATGAAAAGTCGGACGTACTGCAGGTCGTCCGTATTTTTAAAAATTACGGCCTTTTCCGGGAGGCGCAACTGGAGCTTTTCAGCGGCCGGCGGAAAACCTGTCGCCGAAAGGAATCCGCCGTTGAGTCCTGAATCCGCGAAGGCGGCGTATGACCGAACGCGAAGCATATATTGCCCTTAATATGATGGAAAGCATCGGCCCGGTCGGGACGCGCGCGCTCGTTTCATTGCTCGGCGCGCCGCAGTCCGTTTTTGAGGCTGCGCCGGAAAAACTGCTGGCCGCGCAGGGCATCGGGAAAGGGACGGTTGAAAACATTATCGCGCAGCGAAACAATGCGCGTCCCGGCGAGGAAATCAGGCGCGCCGCCGCAATGGGGGCGGCCATTATCACGCCGGCTGACGGCGATTATCCTAAAAGTCTCGCTCAAATCCACGATCCGCCCCTTGCCCTTTATGCCGTCGGAAGTCTGACGGCCTCCGACCGGCGCGCGATTGGCATTGTCGGTTCGCGCCGCACCACCATATACGGCCGGGAAACCGCCGAGTCTCTGGCCTATCAGCTCGCGCACGCCGGTTTTACGGTGGTCAGCGGCCTGGCGCGCGGCATAGACACGGCGGCCCACCGCGGCGCGCTCAAGGCCGGGGGACGGACATTGGCCGTTCTGGGCGGGGGCCTGGATTGTGTCTATCCCCCCGAAAACAAACCGCTTGCCCGTGAAATCGCCCGTTCCGGGGCGGTTTTGAGCGAGTTCCCTCTTGGGAGAAAGCCGGATAAAACGACCTTTCCCATCCGCAACCGCATTATCAGCGGCCTTTCCATGGGCGTGGTGGTCGTTGAAGCGGGCTTGACAAGCGGCGCGCTGATTACCGCCAATCAGGCGCTTGAACAGGGGCGGTGCGTTTTTGCCGTTCCGGGCCGCATTGATTCGCCGGCCTCCAAAGGAACTCATCTCCTGATTAAAAACGGCGCCCGGCTGGTGGAAAATGCGGACGACATTCTGCAGGAATTTGAGTTTCTTATTCCGCGCTCGTCTCCGGCGGATTCAGCCGGCGCCGCGCCGGATAATTTTCTGCCGCCGCTTGACGACGATGAAAAAAAAATTGTCAGGTGCCTTGGCGAAGGCGAAAAGAACGTTGATGAGCTTATTCGCGGGACGGGGATCGGCGCGGACCGTTTCGGCGCTGTATTGCTGGCCCTTGAAATGAAAAGAATCGTGCGCCTTCAACCCGGAAGGATGATTCATCTTGTCCGCAAAATCGTTCCGGGAGAAAGTTAAACATGCCGGCTCCGAAAGGAAGTATTAAAATTCTGGAAGAAGACAAAGGCGTTGGCCATTTCCTTCGTTATCTGAAAGGCGAGCGCAACGCCTCGGCGCATACTATTGCCAATTATCTTTTTGATATCCGGCAGTTTGCGTTTCTGACCTGGGGCGGCGGCGCCCGGCCCCCTTATTCCTGGCCTGCAATTGATAAATTCGCGGCGCGCAAGTTTGTGGTCCAGCTTCAGAAAATGTCGGCCGGCGCCGCGACCATCGGGAGGAAAATATCCAGTCTCCGCTCTTTTTTTAAATTTTTAAGCCGGGAAGGATACGTCAAACAAAACCCTTTCGCCGGTCTTTTGTCGCCAAAGCGCAGAAAGGGCCTGCCGCGCGTTTTGACCATAGGCGAAGTCGGCCGGCTGCTGGATGCGCCCGGGGGGGACGATGTTTCCCGGCAGGAAGAGAAGAAAGGGGGAGACCGCCGTCGGCGGGCCTGGCTTGAATATGCCGTCTTGCGGGACAAGGCCGTGCTAGAGGTTTTATACAGCACGGGCATGCGCCTTGCCGAGCTGGCCGGCCTGGAAGAAAAGAACATTGACCTGCTGGCGGGAGTGATCAAGGTGCGCGGCAAGGGTAATAAGGAGCGGTTTTGCCCGATGGGCCGGCCGGCGGCCGCCGCGTTGTCGGCCGCGCTGCGCAAAAGGGGCGATATCGTTTCTTTTCTCCGTGTAAAAAAAGGAGCGTTGCCCTTGTTTATCGGCCACAGCGGCGGAAAACTTACGCCGCGTTCCATGGAACGGATGATGAAACGCTATCTGATCCAAGCCGGCCTCAACCCTGATATTTCTCCCCATGCCCTGCGCCATTCCTTTGCCACGCACCTGCTGGATGCCGGCGCCGACTTGCGCAGCGTGCAGGAATTGCTCGGACACTCCAGTCTCTCCACGACCCAGATTTATACCCATGTCAGCGTTGAACGCCTGAAAAAAGTATACGGCGAGGCGCATCCCAGGGCCTGAGGGGGGCGAAAGAAAGAAGACAAAGAGAAATGGAACGGATAATCTGGACTTGTTATAATTTTCTTTTCGCAATCGGATATTTTCTGATCCTGCCGCGCTTTTTGTGGCGCATGTGGCGCCGCGGAGGCTATTTGCCCGCCTTTGGCCAGCGGTTCGGCATTTACGATGAATCCGTCCGGCAAAAACTTTCCTCGCCGCCGGCGCGTGTCTGGATCCATGCCGTAAGCGTGGGCGAGATTCAGGTGGCGCTGCGGTTCATGACGGAACTGCGGGCGGAAAAACCGGCCGTCAGATTCATCCTGACAACGACGACTTCCACCGCCCATGCGCTCGCCGGGAAAATGATGAGCCGGGGCGACCTCCTGCTCTATTTCCCGATTGACTTCCCCCTCGTGATCGGCCGCGTTTTACGAAGACTGAACCCGGCGGGACTGGTTCTCGTGGAGAGCGAGTTATGGCCGAACCTGGTCCGCCAGGCCGCCTCCCGGCGGATACCGGTCATGCTTTTGAACGGCAGGATTTCAAACCGTTCCTTCCGCGGTTACCGGTTTTTACGTCCGCTGGTGCGGAGAATTCTGGCGCATTTCACCATTCTCTGCGCGCAGAGTAAAACGGATGCCGGCCGATTGATTGAGCTGGGAGCCGACCCGGAGCGCGTGCGGGTAACCGGTTCGGCGAAATATGATATCGCCGGCGTTCCCTGTCCGGCCGGCGCTCAATTCGCCGGAAATCTTCGTGCGCTCGGATTTGGAGAGGACAAACTTCTGTTTGTCGGCGGTTCCACCTGGCCGGGCGAGGAAGCCGCCCTCCTGGAAATTTTTATCAAATTGCGCGGCCGGCATCCCGGCTTGCGCCTCGTTCTGGTCCCCCGCCATGCCGAGCGCCGGAAAGAGGTTATGGCGGAAATCGCGGCCAGCGGCCTCGCGTGCAGGCTGTGGAGCGAAGCTTCCCGCGTTATTCCCCGCAATTTTTCAGCGGATGAGAACCGGGTCCGCGTTGCGGGAAACAGTCCGTTCAATGATGTTCTCCTCGTGGATACCACCGGCGAACTGCGGGCCTTTTATGCGGCCGCCGCCGTTGTCTTTATCGGCAAAAGCCTGGCCGCCAGGGGCGGACAGAATCCCATTGAAGCGGCGGCGTGTTCCAAACCGGTTGTGGCCGGCCCGCATATGGAAAACTTTGACGCGGTCGTGGCCGATTTTCTTGAGGCCGGGGCGATTGTGCGGGTCGGCGGCGCCGGAGAACTGGAGCAGGTCGTCGGCCGTTTGCTGGGCGATGCCGGGGAACGCCGGCTTATCGGCGAGCGCGCCCGGCGGGTTGTGCTTGAAAAATCCGGGGCGCTCCGCGCCAGCACAAAATTTTTTCTGGACAGCCTTTCCGCCGATTCGCGTCCCGCCGCTTCTTGTGCGTTCCGGATTTAGCCCGGCAATCCGGCCGCGGTTCTTCGTCCGGCCCACCGTTTTTTTAAATTTAAAGCGAAGATTACTCCTCGCCGGATAATTCCGGGAGTTTAAATCCGAATTTCAGCGGCGAAAAAAAATGAAAAAAAGCAAAAAAATCGTTGACATGTTTTCTTTCAGAGATAGATTTAATTTCAGCAGGGTTCTAAGTTAATCGTTCAGACAAAAGAATTGAGCGAATCGTTGCAAGTAGCCCTAGTCTATAGCTCGAAAAAAAAAGCGCGGAAGGTGTTGGGCGGCGCCGGCCCGGACGGAGGGGACGCGCGGGCCGACCGTCCTTCCGATCTGCTGGTTGAGTATGACGGCGATAAAACCATTGCGGCCGTGGCCGGGGCCCTGGCGCGCCGTTTCCGCGTGACGCTTGTTGAGGCTGATGACCGGGCTTATTCCCGGTTGAAAAGAAACCGGCCCGACCTGGTGTTTAATATTTCCGAAGGTTTCCACGGTCCTAACCGCGAGGCGCATATTCCAATTATCTGCGAAATGCTGGGGCTGGCTTACACCGGCTCGGACGGATTAACGCTGGGTATTTGTCTGGACAAGGCCCGCGCGAAGGAAATCCTTGCTTTTAATGGCATTCCCACGCCGGCTTTTGCTGTTTGCGCGGACCCGCGCCGGTTGCATCACGGCAATCGGCTGCCCGTGCCGGCCATTGTCAAGCCGCTCAGGGAAGGATCCTCCAAGGGCATCCGGAACGACAGCGTGGTTTTAAAGCGGAGCGATCTGCGCTCGCGCGTAAACGCGGTGATCATGCAATACCATCAGCCGGCCCTCGTGGAAGAGTTTCTGCCGGGCCGTGAGTTTACGGCCGGTGTTTTCGGCAATGCTCCCGATTTTGAAATCCTGCCCCTGATAGAGATCAACCACAAGTCCCTTCCCCCCCATGCCAATCCGATCTATTCGTACGAAGCCAAGTGGGTGTGGGATTTGCCCGAAAGGCCGCTTGACATACTCGTCTGCCCCGCCCGGGTGCCGCCGCGTCTGCGCGCCCAGATTCATGCAATAGTAAAGCGGGCGCTGACGGTTCTGGGCGTGAGGGACTGGTGCCGCGTTGATTTGCGCCTGGACTCCGCCGGCCATCCGAAAATCATTGAGTTGAATCCCCTGCCGGGGATCGCGCCGGACCCGCGCGATAATTCCGCTCTGCCCGCGGCCGCCCGCGCGGCCGGTTACAGTTACCATGAGCTTATATTAAGGGTGGCGCAGGCCGCCATACAGCGACAGGATATCAGGTGAAACGGCGCAAGAATAAAAAAATACTGGCGGCGGTCGTTTACGACGTCTTCATGCCGCGCCGTACGGCGCCGGACGAATTGGAAGCGGCCGCCATGGAGGAGGACGCGCGCTACGTGTGTGAAACGCTGGCCGCCGCCGGGTTGGAAGCGGTCGCGGCGCCGATTGACGGCAATATTTTGGCGGCCCTCAACGCCCTTAAAAAAATCAACCCGGCGGTGATTGTCAACCTGTGCGAATCTTTCCGAAATCGCTCTTCTTGCGAAGCGCAGGTTGCCGGTTTGTTTGAAATGGCCGGCTGGCCATGTACCGGCAACAGTTCAAACGCCCTCTGGTTGTGCGAGGACAAGTTCAGGGCCAAGGCGGTTCTGCAGTCCTGCGGCTTGCCGACGCCCAAAGGCTGGCTGGTGTCCGGCGAAAAAGATATTCCCGCCAAAGCAGATTTTCCGTTGATCGTGAAACCCAACTTTGAAGACGGCGGCATCGGCATCTATGCCGACTCGGTGGCTTATGATTGCCGGGCGCTGGCAAAACGGGTGAAACGCGTGATTTGCAAGTACCATCAGCCGGCGCTTATAGAGGAATTCATCAAAGGCCGGGAATTCAACGTGGCCTTAATTGAAATTCCGGGGAGCCGGCGGATCAAAGTTCTGCCCCTTTCGGAAATCAGTTTCGCCGGTCTGCCGCCGGATCTGCCGCGCGTGGTGGGTTACGAGGCAAAGTGGATTCAAAAACATCCTTTTTACAAGGGCACCACGCCGGTCTGCCCGGCGAGAAACGTTCCCCCGGAAACGGCCAAACTGCTGCGCGCGCTGGCGCTTGAAACCTGGCGGGTTATGCGGCTCAACGGCTACGCCCGGATTGATTTCCGCGTATCGGCCGGCGGCCGGCCCTATATTCTTGACGTCAATCCCAATCCGGATTATTCCGCCGACGCCGGATTGGCCCGCTCGCTCGCGGCGGCCGGCATAAGTTTGCCGGATTTCTGGCGGGGACAGGTGGTCCTGGCTATGGAAAGCGGCAAAACAAACCCATGAACATCAGGGCCATGACGGAAAACGACCGGGCGGCGGTAGCGGAAGTCATCGGTTCCGCCGGCGTCTTTAGCGCGGAAGAGCAGCGAGTGGCAATTGAAATGATTGACTCATATCTGCGCCGGGACGGGGAAGACTATGATGTCGCGGTGGCGGAAGACGAAACCGGCCCGGCGGCCGGTTTTGTGTGTTACGGGCCAACCCCCCTCACGGAAGGAGTATGGGATATGTACTGGCTGGCCGTTCATGGCGGCCGCCGGAAACAGGGATTCGGACGGGCCCTGCTGGCCTGGCTTGAAAAAACTGCGGAGGAAAAAAAGACAAGGTTGATCGTGGTGGAAACCTCGTCCACTCCGCCCTACGCCGGCACCCGCCGTTTTTACGAACGGATGGGATACGCGGAAACGGCGCGTATCCGCGATTTTTACCGCCCGGGCGACGACCGGATCATTTACTGCAAGTATTTGTTAAATCAGGGAGGCGTTTCCTGAAAATTAAAGCACCAACCGGAGAAAGATAATGCAAAATTGGCGAAAGTTAATGCGCAAAAGCCTGACGACGGCCGACGAAACGGCTGAAATTTTCGGGCTGAATCCCGAGGCGGTGAAACAGGTCGCATCCCGGTTCAGAATTCGCATCAATCCTTATTACTTGAGTCTGATCAAAGACAAGGGCGGGCCGCTTTACCGGCAGATTGTGCCCGACCCTGCCGAACTGGAAGATAACTGCGGCATGTCGGACCCGCTCGCGGAGGAAGGCGATTCTCCCGTACCGGGCATTGTCCACCGCTATCCCGACCGGGTCCTGTTTCTCGTATCGCACGAGTGTGCTTCTTACTGCCGCTTTTGCACGCGCAAGCGGATGGTCGGCAATCTGGCCAAAATGTATCCGCGTTTCATTGAAAACGGTTTGAAGTATATCCGCCTTCATCCGGAAATACGCGACGTGATTGTTTCCGGCGGAGACCCGCTGATGCTTTCCGATAATCGTCTGCATGCCGTTCTGAAAGAGTTGCGCGCCATTCCCCACGTGGAAATCATCCGCATCGGCACGCGCGTCCCTTGTTTTCTGCCCCAGCGCGTCACTCCGGGGCTTGTCCGCATGCTTAAAAAACATCATCCCCTCTTCATGAACGTGCATTTTAATCACCCGGACGAGCTCACTCCCCAGGCCGGGCGCGCCCTGAACCTGCTGGCCGGCGCCGGTATTCCTCTGGGCAACCAGACGGTTCTGCTGAAGGGGGTCAATGACGATCCGGAAGTCATGAAAAAACTGATGCAGAAACTGCTGGTTTTCCGTGTCCGGCCGTATTATATCTACCAGGCCGACATGGTGGCCGGCACGGCCCATTTGCGCACCACGGTCCAGAAAGGTCTTGAAATCATTGAAGCCCTGCGCGGCTGGACATCGGGACTGGCTGTGCCGCATTTTGTCATTGACAGCCCCGGCGGCGGCGGCAAAATTCCGCTTCTGCCGTCTTACGTGGAATCCATCAGCGACAAGGAAGTCGTTCTGCGCAATTACCGCGGCCGCCGGTTTGTTTATAAACAGGTTGCGGCTTCTCTTCCCGAGGAAAAACCGCCGCCGGCCGACGGCGGGGCTGAGGAGAAAAAATTATCCCGCCGACCTGCGGTCAACCCCGTGACCGCCTGAAAAAGAAGATGATTTGTTTGGCGCCCTATCGTTATCGCAATAACACAATCATTCATGAATGCCATCCGGCTCCGGCAATATTTTTTCCCCTTCTTTGCTTTTCTGGCCGGCGGCGCCTTGTTGCTCATGCTCCATACCCGCGGGCATGTGGTTGAACCTGTCTTTTTGCGCTACCTGCTGGTGTGGGCCCCCGTTGCCCTTTTTCTGGCCGCCGCGGCGCGTAAGGAATTTTCCGCGGCGGCGCCGGACTTTGCCCGGCCGGGCGCCATCCTGCTCATCTTCATGGTTCTCTATCTCTTTTCCAGCAGTGCGGATTATCCCTGGTTTTATTTCCTTTCCTGGCTGCCGCGCAATACCTTCGGCTTCCATCTGCTAGAATCCCAACTTGGCCGGTTCGTTCTGCTGACGGCGCTCATGGCGCCGTTCTTGATGGCGCGCGGGCGCTGGATAAAATTTGCCCTGCCGGTTATCCTGCTTTACGCCGTTTTCTCCTCCGCCCATGCCTTCATCCGCGAGACGGGCGGCGCTTTCCTTTACCGCGACGATCATCCCTCCTTCCTTTTCCGGCTGCATGAATTTTGCGCCGCTTTTCCCAGTCCGGTCAATTACAATCCGTTCTGGAACGGCGGCCTGGTCTCAAATCATCCGGTTCTGACGGGGACGCCGGCGTTTGGCGTTTTTTTTCTGCCTTTTTACGGGTGGCTGCCGATTGAGCAGTGTTATACGCCGCTCATTGCGGTCGTTTTCATAGGCCTTGTGCCGCTGATGGCGCTTTTTTCCATGCGGCTGATCGGCGCCTCCTGGCCGGCGGCGTTCATTGCCGGCATTCTGGCGCTGGGCACGAGCCAGTTTTATTTTCTCTGGCTTTTGTTCTACGGCACGGTCGGGGCCGTTTTTTCGGCGGCCTGCCTGATGCCGGTGAGCGCGGTCCTGTTTCGCGCGCTCTTTTTAAACAAGCGTGAAAAATGGGCGGGGGTCATTCTGGTGAGCGGGGCCTGTTTCCTGCTGATGTGGCCGCCGAACGCCCTTCTGGCGGCGGTGTTACTGTTCGTTCTCCTTCTGAATTTCCGGAGGCTTTCGCGGCCGAATGTTTTTTTCCTGCTGGTTTGCGGCGCCATAATCATTTTACTCCAATGGCCGCAGATTTTTGAGATATCAAAGGAATTGCTGCAGGGATATTACGCGGGCGCGCCGGTTGTTTCTGAAAAGGTCCGCTTATCCGGGCTGTTTTTTAACGGTTACGGCAAGCTCGTTGATTATATCAGAATGGCGCATCCCCTGCTCATTTTCCTGGGGTTGGGCGGCGCCATTGCGGCGGTTGGCGTAAATTGCCGCCGTTGGTTTCTGCCCCTCATTCTATTCCTGCTTCTGCTCACAGGGTGGGGGCCGGAGCTTGCTCCGCAATTTCAGTTGTTCAGAATGATGATCCCGCTTTCTTTCGCCGCAGTCTTTCCGGCCGCGCTGGCGGCGGACGGAATCTTGCGCGCGCCCGGCGCGCGCTTCGCGCTTTTCCGCGCCGCCGTCATCGCCGTCCTGGTTGGCGGGGCGGTCAACACCGTTCTGCTGTTCGGCAATCATGCGCGGGCGCCTTATCAGACGATGTCTTCCGATGGTTACGCTTTTGCGGATTGGATCCGCGCCAACGCGCCCGAAGGGACGCGGGTTCTGTTTGCCGGGTCAACCGTGCACGGATATGACGGCGGTCATGTGGCTTTTCTGCCTTGCCTGACCGGGCGGGAAATGATGGCCTGCGACTATTATCATTTTTCGCCAACGGCCGTTGAATATGATTATCCGCCCCGGCCGTGGCGCGA
The DNA window shown above is from Kiritimatiellia bacterium and carries:
- a CDS encoding 3-deoxy-D-manno-octulosonic acid transferase, whose translation is MERIIWTCYNFLFAIGYFLILPRFLWRMWRRGGYLPAFGQRFGIYDESVRQKLSSPPARVWIHAVSVGEIQVALRFMTELRAEKPAVRFILTTTTSTAHALAGKMMSRGDLLLYFPIDFPLVIGRVLRRLNPAGLVLVESELWPNLVRQAASRRIPVMLLNGRISNRSFRGYRFLRPLVRRILAHFTILCAQSKTDAGRLIELGADPERVRVTGSAKYDIAGVPCPAGAQFAGNLRALGFGEDKLLFVGGSTWPGEEAALLEIFIKLRGRHPGLRLVLVPRHAERRKEVMAEIAASGLACRLWSEASRVIPRNFSADENRVRVAGNSPFNDVLLVDTTGELRAFYAAAAVVFIGKSLAARGGQNPIEAAACSKPVVAGPHMENFDAVVADFLEAGAIVRVGGAGELEQVVGRLLGDAGERRLIGERARRVVLEKSGALRASTKFFLDSLSADSRPAASCAFRI
- a CDS encoding KamA family radical SAM protein, with amino-acid sequence MQNWRKLMRKSLTTADETAEIFGLNPEAVKQVASRFRIRINPYYLSLIKDKGGPLYRQIVPDPAELEDNCGMSDPLAEEGDSPVPGIVHRYPDRVLFLVSHECASYCRFCTRKRMVGNLAKMYPRFIENGLKYIRLHPEIRDVIVSGGDPLMLSDNRLHAVLKELRAIPHVEIIRIGTRVPCFLPQRVTPGLVRMLKKHHPLFMNVHFNHPDELTPQAGRALNLLAGAGIPLGNQTVLLKGVNDDPEVMKKLMQKLLVFRVRPYYIYQADMVAGTAHLRTTVQKGLEIIEALRGWTSGLAVPHFVIDSPGGGGKIPLLPSYVESISDKEVVLRNYRGRRFVYKQVAASLPEEKPPPADGGAEEKKLSRRPAVNPVTA
- a CDS encoding D-alanine--D-alanine ligase; amino-acid sequence: MSESLQVALVYSSKKKARKVLGGAGPDGGDARADRPSDLLVEYDGDKTIAAVAGALARRFRVTLVEADDRAYSRLKRNRPDLVFNISEGFHGPNREAHIPIICEMLGLAYTGSDGLTLGICLDKARAKEILAFNGIPTPAFAVCADPRRLHHGNRLPVPAIVKPLREGSSKGIRNDSVVLKRSDLRSRVNAVIMQYHQPALVEEFLPGREFTAGVFGNAPDFEILPLIEINHKSLPPHANPIYSYEAKWVWDLPERPLDILVCPARVPPRLRAQIHAIVKRALTVLGVRDWCRVDLRLDSAGHPKIIELNPLPGIAPDPRDNSALPAAARAAGYSYHELILRVAQAAIQRQDIR
- the dprA gene encoding DNA-processing protein DprA, whose translation is MTEREAYIALNMMESIGPVGTRALVSLLGAPQSVFEAAPEKLLAAQGIGKGTVENIIAQRNNARPGEEIRRAAAMGAAIITPADGDYPKSLAQIHDPPLALYAVGSLTASDRRAIGIVGSRRTTIYGRETAESLAYQLAHAGFTVVSGLARGIDTAAHRGALKAGGRTLAVLGGGLDCVYPPENKPLAREIARSGAVLSEFPLGRKPDKTTFPIRNRIISGLSMGVVVVEAGLTSGALITANQALEQGRCVFAVPGRIDSPASKGTHLLIKNGARLVENADDILQEFEFLIPRSSPADSAGAAPDNFLPPLDDDEKKIVRCLGEGEKNVDELIRGTGIGADRFGAVLLALEMKRIVRLQPGRMIHLVRKIVPGES
- a CDS encoding N-acetyltransferase, with product MNIRAMTENDRAAVAEVIGSAGVFSAEEQRVAIEMIDSYLRRDGEDYDVAVAEDETGPAAGFVCYGPTPLTEGVWDMYWLAVHGGRRKQGFGRALLAWLEKTAEEKKTRLIVVETSSTPPYAGTRRFYERMGYAETARIRDFYRPGDDRIIYCKYLLNQGGVS
- a CDS encoding tyrosine-type recombinase/integrase, with product MPAPKGSIKILEEDKGVGHFLRYLKGERNASAHTIANYLFDIRQFAFLTWGGGARPPYSWPAIDKFAARKFVVQLQKMSAGAATIGRKISSLRSFFKFLSREGYVKQNPFAGLLSPKRRKGLPRVLTIGEVGRLLDAPGGDDVSRQEEKKGGDRRRRAWLEYAVLRDKAVLEVLYSTGMRLAELAGLEEKNIDLLAGVIKVRGKGNKERFCPMGRPAAAALSAALRKRGDIVSFLRVKKGALPLFIGHSGGKLTPRSMERMMKRYLIQAGLNPDISPHALRHSFATHLLDAGADLRSVQELLGHSSLSTTQIYTHVSVERLKKVYGEAHPRA
- a CDS encoding ATP-grasp domain-containing protein, coding for MKRRKNKKILAAVVYDVFMPRRTAPDELEAAAMEEDARYVCETLAAAGLEAVAAPIDGNILAALNALKKINPAVIVNLCESFRNRSSCEAQVAGLFEMAGWPCTGNSSNALWLCEDKFRAKAVLQSCGLPTPKGWLVSGEKDIPAKADFPLIVKPNFEDGGIGIYADSVAYDCRALAKRVKRVICKYHQPALIEEFIKGREFNVALIEIPGSRRIKVLPLSEISFAGLPPDLPRVVGYEAKWIQKHPFYKGTTPVCPARNVPPETAKLLRALALETWRVMRLNGYARIDFRVSAGGRPYILDVNPNPDYSADAGLARSLAAAGISLPDFWRGQVVLAMESGKTNP